A genome region from Natranaeroarchaeum sulfidigenes includes the following:
- a CDS encoding DUF7504 family protein, whose amino-acid sequence MSRVKDIDEIRTEFPEDASVLVTGTCTETIGSLHQELLWSAVDDDEAAVVVTTEDTAEGIRRRFDRSAAFTSTAGLAVVDGTPKDRRHAEPERNVWKTSSPVDFGGAMLALRRGYESLAVEYDTIHLLFDTLTTPLLATDSSTLMRFAHQVMLEGGSKTGLQLFPVCTNVTSNSDVTKLKHLSEGMIEVRKRGGTRQVRLRGPPETPNEWLDLSEQGHEFDVRGFV is encoded by the coding sequence GTGTCCAGAGTCAAAGATATCGACGAAATCAGGACGGAATTCCCCGAGGACGCCAGTGTACTCGTTACTGGCACGTGTACCGAAACGATCGGGTCGCTCCATCAGGAGCTGCTCTGGAGCGCCGTCGACGACGACGAGGCGGCAGTCGTCGTCACGACCGAGGACACGGCTGAGGGCATCCGGCGCCGGTTCGATCGCTCGGCCGCGTTCACGTCGACAGCCGGACTGGCAGTCGTCGACGGAACACCGAAGGATCGCCGACACGCAGAGCCAGAGCGGAACGTCTGGAAGACGAGCTCGCCAGTCGATTTCGGCGGGGCGATGCTCGCACTTCGGCGCGGCTACGAATCACTCGCCGTCGAGTACGATACCATCCATCTACTGTTCGACACGTTAACGACGCCACTGCTTGCCACTGACTCGTCCACTCTCATGCGGTTCGCCCATCAGGTGATGCTCGAAGGCGGGTCGAAGACCGGACTCCAGCTCTTCCCCGTGTGTACGAACGTTACTTCGAACAGCGACGTCACGAAACTCAAACACCTCTCGGAAGGGATGATCGAGGTCAGAAAGCGAGGGGGAACACGTCAGGTTCGGCTCCGGGGACCGCCCGAAACACCGAACGAGTGGCTCGACCTCTCTGAACAGGGACACGAGTTCGACGTACGAGGGTTCGTCTAG
- a CDS encoding threonine aldolase family protein, giving the protein MIDLRSDTVTTPDESMRATAADADVGDDVYEEDPTVAELERRAAEITDFEAALFVPSGTMGNQIAVRVHTQRGQEVLVEQESHVYKWELGGLAQHAQVQTRPLDGGDRGIPSPDAIRAGHVAEDLHRPGTGLLTLENTHNSRGGIAIAPGRIDAAADAAHELEVPVHLDGARLFNAATAHDVPAERLTREVDSVMFCLSKGLGAPVGSMLAGSESFIAEARRVRKLFGGGMRQAGIIAAPGLEALANRHRLEVDHEHADLLAGGLATVEGLAVQEPETNIVLAETSGLGLGTAAFCDALEDHGVLASEFGESTVRFCTHLDIDREDIEQAVDAVETVAATVGKQ; this is encoded by the coding sequence ATGATCGATCTCCGCAGCGATACGGTGACGACACCCGACGAGTCGATGCGCGCCACCGCGGCAGATGCCGATGTCGGCGACGACGTCTACGAAGAGGACCCAACGGTCGCCGAGCTAGAGCGTCGGGCGGCCGAGATCACGGACTTCGAGGCGGCGCTGTTCGTGCCCAGCGGGACGATGGGTAACCAGATCGCCGTGCGCGTCCACACCCAGCGCGGACAGGAAGTGCTCGTCGAGCAGGAGAGTCACGTCTACAAGTGGGAACTGGGCGGGCTGGCCCAGCACGCACAGGTACAGACACGCCCCCTCGACGGTGGTGATCGGGGGATTCCCTCGCCCGACGCGATCCGGGCGGGCCACGTCGCGGAGGACCTGCACCGCCCCGGTACCGGCTTGCTGACGCTCGAAAACACCCACAATAGCAGGGGTGGGATCGCCATCGCTCCGGGGCGGATCGACGCCGCCGCGGATGCAGCCCACGAACTGGAGGTTCCGGTCCACCTCGACGGCGCGCGCCTGTTCAACGCCGCGACCGCCCACGACGTCCCGGCCGAGCGGCTCACCCGGGAGGTCGATTCGGTCATGTTCTGTCTCTCGAAGGGGCTGGGCGCGCCAGTGGGTTCGATGCTCGCCGGGAGCGAGTCGTTCATCGCCGAGGCCCGACGCGTGCGAAAGCTGTTCGGTGGCGGGATGCGTCAGGCGGGGATCATCGCCGCGCCGGGGCTAGAGGCGCTGGCGAACCGACACCGGCTGGAGGTCGATCACGAGCACGCTGACTTGCTCGCAGGGGGACTGGCGACAGTCGAGGGACTCGCTGTGCAGGAGCCCGAAACAAACATCGTGCTCGCCGAGACGAGCGGGCTGGGACTGGGTACCGCGGCCTTCTGTGACGCGCTCGAAGATCACGGCGTGCTGGCGAGCGAGTTCGGCGAGTCGACAGTCCGGTTCTGTACGCATCTTGACATCGACCGTGAGGATATCGAGCAGGCTGTCGATGCCGTCGAGACGGTAGCGGCGACAGTCGGAAAACAGTAG
- a CDS encoding GNAT family N-acetyltransferase, translating to MGVRIRPARPEDIPAVQRVVSDSWRAAYAELLPPDALSFIGDEERFLPAASLDRVIEMDELWFLVAVIDGTVVGEIQFATGSETHSFVAPDEGETQLQSLYVDPDHWRAGVGSALVASGIERLDDDAAAVLVEVLSENATGRRFYRSEGFERIGERVLELFGIPYPSTIMRRPLGAVQ from the coding sequence ATGGGTGTCAGGATCCGTCCAGCACGACCCGAGGACATTCCCGCGGTTCAGCGCGTGGTCAGCGACTCGTGGCGGGCCGCCTACGCCGAACTTCTGCCGCCCGATGCGCTCTCGTTCATCGGGGACGAGGAACGGTTCCTTCCTGCGGCGTCGCTGGATCGGGTGATCGAGATGGACGAGCTGTGGTTTCTGGTTGCGGTTATCGACGGTACAGTCGTGGGTGAGATCCAGTTTGCTACCGGGTCGGAGACACACTCGTTCGTCGCGCCCGACGAAGGCGAGACACAGCTCCAGTCGCTGTACGTCGACCCGGATCACTGGCGGGCGGGCGTGGGGTCGGCGCTGGTCGCGTCGGGTATCGAACGGCTGGACGACGACGCGGCCGCCGTGCTCGTCGAAGTACTCAGCGAAAACGCGACGGGACGGCGGTTCTACCGCTCGGAAGGCTTCGAGCGAATCGGCGAGCGCGTTCTCGAACTGTTCGGAATTCCCTACCCGTCGACGATCATGCGGCGACCGCTAGGGGCCGTTCAGTAG
- a CDS encoding aminopeptidase, which translates to MDPRIREHAEIIAHHSVDLEAGDDVVITAPPVAEDLVVALHEVIGDVGANPISLSSDDRAQRAYLRASEEDDFETPAHTEALIEETDVYIAIRANENVTETSDVDAEINAAYRRAQKPITAERLSKRWCLTQFPAPANAQLAELSTEGYENFVWDAVNKDWDEQREFQANMVEILDPADEVRIKSGDTTDVTMSVAGNPVLNDYGEKNLPGGEVFTAPVPDSVEGEVLFDKPLYHQGREVTGVYLEFEDGKVVDHAAEKNEEVLTEVLETDEGARRLGELGIGMNREIDQFTYNMLFDEKMGDTVHMAVGRAYEDTVGEDNEQNDSAVHVDMIVDMSENSKIEVDGEVVQKDGQFIFEE; encoded by the coding sequence ATGGACCCGCGAATCCGCGAGCACGCAGAGATCATCGCACATCACTCCGTCGACCTGGAGGCTGGCGACGACGTCGTCATCACCGCGCCGCCGGTCGCCGAAGACCTGGTCGTTGCGCTCCACGAGGTCATCGGCGACGTGGGCGCAAATCCGATCAGCCTCTCCAGCGACGACCGCGCCCAGCGTGCGTATCTCCGCGCGAGTGAGGAAGACGACTTCGAGACGCCCGCGCATACGGAAGCGCTGATCGAGGAGACGGACGTCTACATCGCCATCCGGGCAAACGAAAACGTCACCGAGACCAGCGATGTCGATGCCGAGATCAACGCCGCCTACCGCCGCGCACAGAAGCCGATCACCGCAGAGCGGCTCTCGAAGCGCTGGTGTCTCACGCAGTTCCCCGCGCCCGCGAACGCCCAGCTCGCCGAACTCTCCACCGAGGGCTACGAGAACTTCGTCTGGGACGCCGTCAACAAGGACTGGGACGAACAGCGCGAGTTCCAGGCCAACATGGTCGAGATTCTCGACCCCGCCGACGAGGTCCGGATCAAAAGCGGCGACACCACCGACGTCACGATGTCGGTCGCGGGCAACCCCGTGCTCAACGATTACGGCGAAAAGAATCTCCCCGGCGGCGAGGTCTTTACCGCGCCGGTCCCCGACAGCGTCGAGGGCGAGGTGCTGTTCGACAAGCCGCTCTACCATCAGGGCCGCGAGGTCACCGGCGTCTACCTCGAATTCGAGGACGGAAAGGTCGTCGACCACGCCGCCGAGAAGAACGAAGAGGTCCTGACCGAAGTGCTCGAAACGGACGAAGGAGCGCGTCGGCTCGGCGAACTCGGGATCGGGATGAACCGCGAGATCGACCAGTTCACCTACAACATGCTGTTCGACGAGAAGATGGGCGATACCGTCCACATGGCGGTCGGACGCGCCTACGAGGATACCGTCGGCGAGGACAACGAACAGAACGACAGCGCGGTCCACGTCGATATGATCGTCGACATGAGCGAGAACTCGAAGATCGAAGTGGACGGAGAAGTGGTGCAAAAAGACGGCCAGTTTATCTTCGAGGAGTAG
- a CDS encoding carboxylate--amine ligase — protein sequence MQAERKFGETVVVPDGGASSVACLRALGEHGIRTIGISESEQAPALASKYCTERRIVPDPKEDRAGFRDELLDLAARADVRAIAPMREVDVFTLARYRSDFTDHLLPTWPDLETLREIHDRTRLVEIAADAGVATPETYLLGDVDDWERQQVVKPRFALLAEEYNETMPPDRLGSPGSAELLQPGVEPDREQLRNQMGHEPIVQEYVPGSEYALWALYDDGEAVATCGKHQLRAYKYSGGTSIARETTSIPALERAGRAVLDALEYDGPASVQFVRDERTGEFTLLEVNPRFWLSLSCPVVAGLDFPQLFWQLAGGETVNSVPSYEDGVATHLLRGEAVHLHSVLRDEFPLVDPPPFTEALREVAVSVYEEPNFDYLSLTDPGPFLRDAKSVVPLLE from the coding sequence ATGCAAGCAGAACGCAAGTTTGGAGAGACGGTAGTCGTACCGGATGGGGGTGCAAGCTCGGTCGCCTGCCTCCGGGCGCTCGGCGAGCACGGGATCCGGACGATCGGGATCTCGGAATCGGAGCAGGCACCCGCACTCGCTTCGAAGTACTGTACAGAGCGTCGGATCGTCCCGGATCCGAAAGAAGACAGGGCCGGTTTCCGGGACGAACTGCTCGATCTTGCAGCACGTGCAGACGTCAGAGCGATCGCGCCGATGCGCGAGGTGGACGTGTTCACGTTGGCACGGTATCGGTCCGATTTCACCGACCATCTGCTACCGACCTGGCCCGACTTAGAGACGCTTCGGGAGATCCATGATCGGACACGGCTGGTCGAGATCGCGGCAGACGCTGGCGTGGCGACGCCGGAGACGTACCTGCTCGGTGACGTCGACGACTGGGAGCGACAGCAGGTCGTCAAGCCGCGGTTCGCGCTGCTGGCCGAGGAGTACAACGAAACGATGCCACCGGACCGGCTCGGCAGTCCGGGCTCGGCGGAACTCCTCCAGCCGGGTGTCGAGCCCGATCGAGAACAACTTCGCAACCAGATGGGTCACGAACCGATCGTTCAGGAGTACGTCCCGGGCTCGGAGTATGCGCTCTGGGCGCTGTACGACGACGGCGAAGCCGTAGCGACCTGCGGAAAACACCAGTTGCGAGCCTACAAGTACAGCGGCGGGACGAGCATCGCCCGAGAGACGACGTCGATCCCCGCACTGGAGCGTGCTGGTCGGGCAGTGCTCGACGCGCTGGAGTACGACGGTCCCGCGTCGGTCCAGTTCGTCAGGGACGAGCGGACTGGCGAGTTCACGCTGCTGGAGGTGAACCCCCGATTCTGGCTCTCACTGTCCTGTCCGGTCGTCGCCGGACTCGACTTTCCGCAGCTGTTCTGGCAGCTTGCCGGGGGAGAGACGGTCAACAGCGTGCCCTCGTACGAGGACGGCGTCGCAACGCATCTCCTTCGCGGCGAGGCAGTTCATCTCCACAGCGTGCTCCGTGACGAGTTTCCGCTGGTCGATCCACCGCCGTTCACCGAAGCCCTCCGAGAAGTCGCCGTGTCGGTCTACGAGGAGCCGAACTTCGATTATCTCAGTCTCACCGATCCGGGGCCGTTCCTCAGGGATGCAAAAAGCGTTGTTCCACTGTTGGAGTGA
- the alaS gene encoding alanine--tRNA ligase, with the protein MSQLEEAYRLEYFEEEDFVRKECPECGAHFWTRDHDRETCGEPPCGEYSFMDDTGFDEEFSLTEMREQFLTYFEEQGHGRIEPYPVAANRWRDDVLLTQASIYDFQPLVTSGQTPPPANPLCISQPCIRMQDIDNVGKTGRHTMAFEMMAHHAFNTKDEVDEDEYAYHGEVYWKDETVEYCDGLFEAVGVDLDEVIYIEDPWVGGGNAGPAIEVIYRGVELATLVFMSLEQDPDGEYEMKDGNRYSEMDTYVVDTGYGLERWTWVSQGTPTVYEAVYPETIEFLKENAGIDHTDEEAQVVHEASKLAGKMDIDEAEDLEAARGEIAEQVGVDVEELEALLEPLEDIYAIADHCRTLAYMLGDEIVPSNVGTGYLARMVLRRTKRLVDSVGVDAPLDELVDMQAERLGYENRDTIRDVVRSEVEKYRETLERGSRRVEQLAEEYSERGEAIPTEELIELYDSHGIQPDMVEEIAVEKGASVAVPDDFYSLVAERHDDASASGLAAEGIDDRFEDLPETEKLYYDDQQGTEFEAVVLDVFEREEGYDIVLDQTMFYPEGGGQPGDVGTLSTDDATVTVTDTQSENGVIRHHTDEPLDRGSMVRGQLDGDRRRQLMRNHTATHLVIHSARRVLGEHIRQAGAQKGVDSSRIDMRHYERITREDVKEIERVANDLVMGNHQITQEWPHRNDAEAEYGFDLYQGGIPPGEQIRLIHVEDDVQACGGTHVSRTGEIGTIKIRSAERVQDGVERLVFSAGQAAIEGTQKTEDALYEAAEILDVTPTEVPETADRFFTEWKERGKRIEDLQEELAEVRAGGGADASEFEVGDVTAVVQRLDGDVDELRATANAIVEEGKVAVLGSSADGAQFVVAVPDDVAVNAGEVVSQLASEVGGGGGGPPDFAQGGGPDTDKLEDALASAPDVLQQVQDA; encoded by the coding sequence ATGAGTCAACTGGAGGAGGCGTACCGCCTCGAGTATTTTGAGGAGGAGGATTTCGTCCGCAAGGAGTGTCCGGAGTGTGGTGCGCACTTCTGGACTCGTGATCACGATCGGGAGACGTGCGGAGAGCCGCCGTGTGGGGAGTACTCCTTCATGGACGACACCGGCTTCGACGAGGAGTTCAGCCTGACCGAGATGCGCGAGCAGTTCCTCACCTACTTCGAGGAGCAGGGCCACGGTCGGATTGAGCCGTATCCGGTCGCCGCGAACCGCTGGCGCGACGACGTCTTGCTCACTCAGGCGTCGATCTACGACTTCCAGCCGCTGGTCACGAGCGGACAGACGCCGCCGCCTGCGAACCCACTGTGCATCAGCCAGCCGTGTATTCGCATGCAAGACATCGACAACGTGGGGAAGACGGGCCGACACACGATGGCCTTCGAGATGATGGCCCATCACGCGTTCAACACGAAAGACGAGGTCGACGAGGACGAGTACGCCTACCACGGCGAGGTCTACTGGAAAGACGAGACCGTCGAGTACTGTGACGGCCTCTTCGAGGCGGTTGGCGTCGATCTGGACGAGGTAATCTACATCGAGGATCCGTGGGTCGGGGGCGGCAACGCCGGTCCCGCCATCGAAGTCATCTACCGGGGCGTCGAACTCGCGACGCTCGTCTTCATGTCGCTCGAGCAGGATCCCGACGGCGAGTACGAGATGAAAGACGGCAACCGCTACTCCGAGATGGATACCTACGTCGTCGACACGGGTTACGGGCTCGAACGGTGGACCTGGGTCAGTCAGGGCACGCCGACCGTCTACGAGGCCGTCTATCCCGAGACGATCGAGTTCCTGAAAGAGAACGCGGGGATCGACCACACCGACGAGGAGGCACAGGTCGTCCACGAGGCCTCGAAGCTCGCCGGGAAGATGGACATCGACGAGGCCGAGGATCTCGAAGCGGCCCGCGGGGAGATCGCCGAACAGGTCGGCGTCGACGTCGAGGAGCTAGAGGCCTTGCTCGAACCGCTGGAAGATATCTACGCCATCGCAGACCACTGTCGGACACTTGCGTACATGCTCGGTGACGAGATCGTTCCCTCGAACGTCGGGACGGGCTATCTGGCGCGGATGGTACTTCGGCGGACGAAACGGCTAGTCGACAGCGTCGGCGTCGACGCCCCGCTCGACGAACTCGTCGACATGCAGGCCGAGCGGCTGGGCTACGAGAACCGCGATACGATCCGCGACGTGGTCCGGAGCGAGGTCGAGAAGTACCGCGAGACGCTCGAACGCGGCTCCCGACGGGTCGAACAGCTCGCCGAGGAGTACAGCGAGCGTGGCGAAGCGATCCCGACAGAGGAGCTGATCGAACTCTACGACTCCCATGGCATCCAGCCCGATATGGTCGAGGAGATCGCCGTCGAGAAGGGCGCAAGCGTCGCTGTGCCCGATGACTTCTACAGTCTCGTCGCCGAGCGCCACGACGACGCGAGCGCGAGCGGGCTGGCGGCAGAGGGGATCGACGACCGCTTTGAGGACCTGCCAGAAACCGAGAAGCTCTACTACGACGACCAGCAGGGAACCGAGTTCGAGGCGGTCGTCCTCGACGTCTTCGAGCGCGAGGAGGGCTACGATATCGTGCTCGACCAGACGATGTTCTACCCCGAGGGCGGTGGCCAGCCCGGCGACGTCGGGACGCTCTCGACCGACGACGCGACGGTGACCGTCACGGACACCCAGAGCGAGAACGGCGTCATTCGCCACCACACCGATGAGCCGCTTGACCGGGGTTCGATGGTGCGTGGCCAGCTGGACGGTGACCGTCGACGACAGCTCATGCGAAACCATACGGCGACCCACCTCGTCATCCACAGCGCTCGGCGTGTCCTCGGCGAGCACATCCGACAGGCTGGCGCGCAGAAGGGCGTCGACTCCTCGCGGATCGATATGCGTCACTACGAGCGGATCACCCGCGAAGACGTCAAAGAGATCGAGCGCGTCGCCAACGACCTCGTGATGGGCAACCACCAGATCACACAGGAGTGGCCCCACCGCAACGACGCGGAGGCCGAGTACGGTTTCGATCTCTATCAGGGCGGCATCCCGCCGGGCGAGCAGATTCGCCTGATCCACGTCGAAGACGACGTGCAGGCCTGCGGTGGCACGCACGTCAGTCGCACCGGCGAGATCGGCACGATCAAGATCCGGTCGGCAGAACGCGTCCAGGACGGCGTCGAGCGACTCGTGTTCTCGGCCGGACAGGCCGCGATAGAGGGCACCCAGAAGACCGAAGACGCCCTCTACGAGGCCGCCGAGATTCTCGACGTGACGCCGACCGAGGTGCCCGAGACCGCCGACCGCTTCTTTACGGAGTGGAAAGAGCGCGGCAAGCGCATCGAGGACCTCCAGGAAGAGCTCGCGGAAGTGCGAGCTGGCGGCGGTGCGGACGCCTCGGAGTTCGAGGTCGGCGACGTGACTGCCGTCGTCCAGCGCCTCGACGGCGATGTCGACGAGCTCCGTGCAACGGCGAACGCCATCGTCGAGGAAGGGAAGGTCGCGGTGCTCGGCAGTAGCGCGGACGGCGCACAGTTCGTCGTCGCAGTCCCCGACGACGTCGCGGTCAACGCCGGAGAGGTGGTCAGCCAACTCGCGAGCGAGGTCGGTGGGGGCGGCGGTGGCCCGCCGGACTTCGCACAGGGTGGCGGTCCCGACACGGACAAGCTGGAGGACGCACTCGCCAGCGCCCCGGACGTGCTCCAGCAGGTGCAGGACGCCTGA
- a CDS encoding DUF5788 family protein, giving the protein MDESKRERLLKRINRQSSTIGAKTPDTITVNGEELDLQEFLIETRRVEGIPEDAKELVLETKRALKAERKELVGRLETEEMSYEEGKELADTIVGIDRALNALDSLRGRRYGERSRAVNVNDHKQWLDFLESVSG; this is encoded by the coding sequence ATGGACGAGTCGAAACGCGAGCGACTACTCAAGCGGATCAACAGACAGAGTTCGACGATCGGTGCGAAGACGCCCGACACGATCACGGTCAACGGGGAAGAACTCGACCTCCAGGAGTTCCTCATCGAAACGCGCCGCGTGGAGGGGATTCCCGAGGACGCAAAGGAGCTGGTGCTGGAGACCAAGCGGGCCCTGAAAGCCGAGCGCAAGGAACTGGTCGGGCGGCTGGAGACCGAAGAAATGAGCTACGAGGAGGGCAAGGAACTCGCCGATACCATCGTCGGGATTGACCGCGCGCTGAACGCGCTCGATAGCCTGCGTGGTCGTCGGTACGGCGAGCGATCCCGAGCGGTCAACGTCAACGACCACAAGCAGTGGCTTGATTTCCTCGAATCCGTTTCCGGGTAA
- a CDS encoding ArsR/SmtB family transcription factor, with translation MADLLPSFPDTSAADDGAPRVVGIDSDEADDVLAALSANTARQLLTALHEDPGTPSELANRVDTSLQNAQYHLGKLEDANVVRVIDTAYSEKGREMNVYGPTDQPLVVFAGDESKETGLRAALKRLVGGIGALAAGSLFVQALAGEGILGGADDGAPATAEDDEQPPEDEEAPPEEEEFDIATEEEDAPDGDDAPTEDVEEDDDAEPTTAEDDGFDIPFVEDDFGLIGISGLPPGALFFAGGATVMAAWFVLWYVRINR, from the coding sequence ATGGCCGATCTACTGCCCTCCTTCCCCGACACCTCCGCGGCCGACGACGGAGCCCCCAGAGTAGTCGGGATCGACAGCGACGAAGCCGACGACGTGCTCGCCGCCCTCTCGGCGAACACCGCGCGGCAGCTGCTGACCGCCCTGCACGAGGATCCCGGAACGCCCTCGGAGCTGGCCAATCGCGTGGATACCTCCCTGCAGAACGCACAGTACCACCTCGGCAAACTGGAGGATGCAAACGTGGTCCGGGTGATCGACACCGCCTACTCCGAGAAGGGTCGGGAGATGAACGTCTACGGCCCGACCGACCAGCCGCTGGTCGTCTTCGCGGGCGACGAATCAAAAGAGACCGGCCTGCGTGCCGCGCTCAAACGACTTGTCGGCGGGATCGGCGCGCTCGCGGCCGGAAGCCTGTTCGTGCAGGCGCTCGCGGGAGAAGGGATTCTGGGCGGCGCGGACGACGGCGCTCCTGCGACCGCCGAGGACGACGAGCAACCACCGGAAGACGAGGAGGCTCCCCCGGAAGAGGAGGAGTTTGACATCGCAACGGAGGAGGAAGACGCCCCGGACGGCGACGATGCGCCCACTGAGGACGTGGAGGAAGACGATGATGCCGAGCCGACGACAGCAGAAGACGATGGGTTCGACATCCCGTTCGTCGAGGACGACTTCGGCCTGATCGGTATCTCTGGCCTACCGCCGGGTGCGCTCTTCTTCGCGGGTGGGGCGACCGTCATGGCTGCCTGGTTCGTGCTCTGGTACGTCCGGATCAATAGGTGA
- a CDS encoding metallophosphoesterase, with protein MLTICSDTHSLDGHALTGRTLEAVREADQVIHAGDFTSTSALDAFQDEAKRLDAVHGNADRMAVRDRLPTARIVEYEGIRFAVTHRKRGGATALSLFGRQREADVVVSGHSHQPSVVDADGLTLLNPGSHADPRGNRPGHAELEPAAGGLDGRLCQPDGTVFEEFRIEP; from the coding sequence ATGCTCACCATCTGTTCGGACACACACAGCCTGGATGGCCACGCACTGACAGGTCGGACCCTCGAAGCGGTCCGCGAGGCTGACCAGGTGATCCACGCCGGAGATTTCACGTCGACGAGCGCCCTCGACGCGTTTCAGGACGAGGCCAAACGGCTCGACGCGGTCCACGGGAACGCCGACCGGATGGCCGTTCGGGACCGGCTCCCGACCGCCCGAATCGTCGAGTACGAGGGTATCAGATTCGCCGTCACGCATCGCAAGCGTGGCGGGGCGACCGCGCTCTCGCTGTTCGGTCGCCAGCGCGAGGCCGACGTCGTCGTCTCGGGTCATTCCCACCAGCCCTCGGTCGTCGACGCGGACGGGCTCACGCTACTCAATCCGGGAAGTCACGCCGACCCGCGGGGGAATCGGCCGGGTCATGCCGAACTGGAACCAGCTGCTGGTGGATTGGATGGGCGGCTCTGCCAGCCGGATGGAACCGTCTTCGAGGAGTTCAGAATCGAGCCGTAG
- a CDS encoding DUF7859 family protein, translated as MLTDPFFLGLIGIFVGLFLFFFLLIRRTVMSFKEGVDESQR; from the coding sequence ATGCTTACAGACCCATTCTTCCTCGGCCTCATCGGCATCTTCGTTGGCCTGTTTCTGTTCTTTTTCCTGCTCATTCGCCGGACAGTGATGTCGTTTAAAGAGGGCGTCGACGAGTCACAGCGCTGA